Proteins encoded together in one Ferroglobus placidus DSM 10642 window:
- the tcmP gene encoding three-Cys-motif partner protein TcmP: protein MANYNPDIEYLDRRLEILLLKSYPNLLNKLSNVGTSFNEFKGWTPLKLVALSYFVQPYLNIIKSSLENKGMPTTLVYIDLFSGSGINKVGRYALVGSPIIAIDCATKAKRQFDYLFFVDNNREYAKSLEERLKFLESVEVHEQGKLFPEKKFSWISGKYEVLPKDANIAIDKIVAFLNKLSHKNYLAFLDPYKWQLEWRTLKKLLEIQYGDLFITLQATLIAKEIGRVESLSENTKKELSKFFGEPEEVWVKLNKESKVKKFYINKIKNYRKYVKDIMIQGRTSRGAKFKYYLIFATRKEKPPWKAAIERLKRVIESYSGDIVEHAIKRLYGDAVRITDFLED, encoded by the coding sequence ATGGCAAATTACAATCCCGATATTGAATATTTGGACAGAAGATTAGAAATTTTACTTTTGAAATCTTACCCTAATCTTCTAAATAAGTTAAGTAATGTAGGCACTTCATTTAATGAATTCAAGGGTTGGACACCTTTGAAATTGGTTGCTTTGTCATACTTTGTTCAACCTTATCTAAATATAATTAAAAGTAGCTTGGAAAACAAAGGTATGCCAACAACATTAGTTTATATCGATCTTTTTTCTGGAAGTGGGATTAACAAGGTTGGAAGATACGCTCTTGTTGGTTCTCCCATAATAGCCATAGATTGTGCAACTAAAGCTAAAAGACAATTCGATTATTTATTTTTCGTGGATAACAACAGAGAATATGCAAAATCCTTAGAAGAAAGACTAAAATTCCTTGAGAGTGTGGAAGTACATGAACAGGGAAAGCTATTTCCCGAAAAGAAGTTCTCTTGGATTTCTGGAAAATATGAAGTATTACCAAAAGATGCTAATATCGCTATTGACAAAATCGTCGCCTTTCTTAATAAGCTTAGTCATAAAAACTATTTAGCGTTTTTAGATCCATACAAATGGCAATTAGAATGGAGAACTCTTAAGAAGTTGTTAGAAATACAATATGGGGATCTTTTCATAACTTTACAAGCTACATTAATCGCAAAGGAAATTGGTAGAGTAGAGAGCTTGTCTGAGAACACAAAAAAAGAACTTTCAAAGTTTTTTGGAGAGCCAGAAGAAGTTTGGGTTAAGCTTAATAAAGAAAGTAAAGTAAAAAAATTTTATATAAATAAGATAAAAAACTACAGAAAATATGTAAAAGACATAATGATACAAGGCAGGACATCAAGGGGTGCTAAATTTAAATATTATTTGATATTTGCAACGCGAAAAGAGAAACCTCCTTGGAAGGCAGCAATTGAAAGATTGAAGAGAGTTATCGAATCATATTCTGGAGATATAGTGGAACATGCAATAAAAAGACTTTATGGGGATGCAGTTAGGATAACAGACTTTCTTGAAGATTAA
- a CDS encoding DUF3800 domain-containing protein → MIYVFIDESGDLGFKETSSRYYVIASVETKDESKIRDVFKKIRKKLGKKKRDIPEFKFSKTNRKIKLLILSKLSELDLSFSAVVLRKESVYPHLRNKQQILHNYITGFIVEVLPLHCRSKIQVVVDKFLSKESDVENFNRYLEYKIGKVCNNLGIIEPSITISHESSQRRPGLQAADFVAGAIFNRYERNVDDYYNLIKPKIKILKERF, encoded by the coding sequence ATGATCTACGTATTTATCGATGAGAGCGGTGATCTGGGGTTTAAAGAGACTTCATCGAGATATTACGTTATTGCTAGCGTCGAGACGAAAGACGAGTCTAAAATAAGGGATGTATTTAAAAAAATAAGAAAAAAGCTCGGCAAGAAGAAAAGAGACATCCCAGAGTTTAAATTTTCAAAAACAAACAGAAAAATCAAACTTTTGATATTGTCCAAATTATCAGAACTCGATTTGTCTTTTTCAGCCGTTGTTTTGAGAAAAGAGTCTGTATATCCACACCTTCGTAATAAACAGCAAATATTGCATAACTACATAACTGGGTTCATCGTTGAGGTTCTCCCGCTTCATTGCAGATCTAAGATCCAAGTTGTTGTTGACAAGTTTCTGTCGAAAGAGAGCGATGTCGAGAATTTCAACAGATATCTCGAATATAAAATCGGAAAGGTTTGCAACAACCTTGGAATCATAGAGCCATCGATTACGATTTCCCACGAGTCGTCCCAGAGGCGACCAGGACTCCAAGCGGCAGATTTCGTCGCTGGCGCCATATTTAACAGATACGAGAGAAACGTAGACGATTACTATAATTTAATAAAACCCAAAATAAAAATCCTAAAAGAAAGGTTTTAG
- the rqcH gene encoding ribosome rescue protein RqcH has protein sequence MRQMSSIDIRAVLNELKIEGMKVDKVYHYPPNEFRIKLRGRGRVDFLVEAGKRIHATEFPKESPKFPSSIAMLLRKHLENARVERVYQHDFDRIVVIEFSRGDEKKIMVAELFGKGNLLLLDEDFKVILSTNPSYKIGDAYSFPEKRLTPFDVRSPKDLEEILDEREVVKTLATKLGLGGLYAEEILERAGVNKKKPGKELEEDEVRRIFEEMKKIFEDVENCNFNPHIILKDGDYVDYQPIDLKKYEGYEKKYFESFNKAVDEFYTRSALKEIEVKEKKSEVIEKLENRLKIQLETKERYERESEKLRRIGDLIYEKYPIVERIHSALKKAVELKGFDEVKKILAEQKKAGKLKEILDIIPKEKAVVLSIDDVKFKLFLDKNLHENAEYYYDQAKKLKEKVNGIVKAIEKTREEIRRAEEIEAKKILSEFRVVRRREWYEKYRWYITSEGFLVIGGRNAEMNEEIVSKHFESKDLFFHTQTPGGAVTILKRGLEAGEKSIKEAAEFAAIYSALWKHGMHSGEVYYVTYEQVKRAAKPGEYLPKGSFYIVGKRNYLSVELKAAIGVDLENLRVIGGPVEGVKKHADYYVVIGIGDKEVNEISVEIAKIFYEKCKEEEKHLVRAIATPDEIAKFLPPGKSRIIEVKA, from the coding sequence ATGAGACAAATGAGTTCCATCGACATAAGAGCCGTGCTGAACGAACTTAAAATCGAAGGTATGAAAGTGGATAAAGTATACCATTATCCTCCCAACGAGTTCAGGATAAAACTTAGAGGTAGAGGGAGAGTAGACTTTCTCGTAGAGGCTGGAAAAAGAATTCACGCGACGGAGTTTCCGAAAGAGAGTCCGAAGTTTCCGTCATCAATTGCCATGCTTTTAAGAAAGCATCTGGAGAACGCGAGAGTTGAAAGAGTTTACCAGCACGATTTTGATAGGATCGTCGTTATTGAATTTTCCAGAGGGGATGAAAAGAAGATAATGGTTGCTGAACTCTTCGGGAAGGGCAACCTCCTACTCTTGGACGAAGATTTTAAAGTTATTCTTTCGACAAATCCCTCCTACAAGATCGGAGACGCTTATAGCTTTCCCGAAAAAAGGCTCACGCCTTTTGATGTAAGATCACCTAAAGACCTCGAAGAAATTTTGGATGAGAGAGAAGTCGTAAAGACTCTCGCAACCAAGCTCGGACTGGGAGGACTTTACGCTGAAGAGATTCTCGAAAGAGCTGGAGTGAACAAAAAAAAGCCCGGAAAAGAGCTTGAAGAAGATGAAGTTAGAAGAATATTCGAGGAGATGAAAAAGATTTTCGAAGACGTCGAAAACTGCAATTTCAACCCTCATATAATACTCAAAGACGGGGATTACGTAGATTATCAGCCGATAGATTTGAAAAAGTACGAAGGTTACGAAAAGAAGTACTTCGAAAGCTTCAACAAAGCTGTTGACGAATTTTACACGAGAAGCGCTCTTAAAGAAATAGAGGTAAAGGAAAAGAAGAGCGAAGTCATCGAAAAGCTCGAAAACAGATTGAAAATCCAGCTCGAAACGAAGGAAAGATACGAAAGGGAATCTGAGAAGCTGAGAAGAATTGGAGACTTAATCTACGAAAAATATCCCATCGTGGAGAGAATACACTCGGCTTTGAAAAAAGCGGTTGAGCTGAAAGGTTTTGATGAGGTAAAAAAGATACTGGCTGAGCAGAAAAAAGCTGGAAAACTGAAGGAAATACTCGATATAATTCCAAAAGAAAAAGCCGTTGTTTTATCGATCGACGACGTGAAGTTCAAGCTCTTCCTCGATAAGAACTTGCATGAAAATGCGGAATACTACTACGATCAAGCCAAAAAGCTGAAGGAAAAAGTAAACGGAATTGTAAAGGCTATAGAGAAAACCAGAGAGGAAATTAGAAGGGCGGAAGAGATCGAAGCGAAAAAGATTCTCTCGGAGTTCAGAGTCGTGAGGAGAAGAGAGTGGTACGAGAAGTACAGGTGGTACATAACTTCCGAAGGTTTTCTCGTTATCGGCGGGAGAAACGCCGAAATGAACGAGGAAATAGTTTCAAAGCACTTCGAGAGCAAGGATTTATTCTTCCACACTCAAACTCCCGGAGGGGCTGTAACAATCCTTAAAAGGGGATTGGAGGCTGGTGAGAAAAGCATAAAGGAGGCTGCTGAATTTGCGGCAATATACTCGGCTTTGTGGAAGCACGGAATGCACAGCGGGGAAGTTTACTATGTGACGTACGAGCAAGTGAAAAGAGCTGCCAAACCCGGAGAATACCTGCCGAAAGGAAGCTTCTACATTGTCGGAAAGAGAAACTACCTTTCGGTAGAGTTGAAAGCCGCTATAGGTGTAGATCTCGAAAATCTTAGAGTTATAGGCGGTCCGGTAGAAGGAGTGAAGAAGCACGCAGACTATTACGTGGTGATAGGGATCGGCGACAAGGAGGTTAACG